The nucleotide sequence TCCGCGTTTCAACCGCGAGGTGGACCGTCAGACCGGTTATCGCACCCGCTCCATGCTGTGCGTGCCGCTGACGTACCGCGAACGGGTCATCGGCGTGGTGCAGTGCATCAACAAAGCCGGCGGCGGAGAGTTTTGCGCCGACGACCTGGAGACCTTTTCCCTGCTGGCCGCTCAGGCCGCCGTAGCCATCGTCAACGCCCGGCTACACGGCGAGGCCCTGGCCAAACAGCGCATGGATTTTGACATGGAGGTGGCGGCCAGCGTCCAGCAGGGCTTTTGGCCCAAGGGCGCGCCGACTTTGACCGGCTTTGACGTGGCCGGGGTGAGCCGGCCCTGCGACGCCACCGGCGGCGATTATTACGACTACCTCATGCGCCCGGGCGAACATGGGGAGCGGCATTTTCTGGTGGCCGTGGGCGACGTCACCGGCCATGGCATCCAGGCCGCCCTGCTCATGGCCAGCGTGCGGGCCTTTTTACGTTCACGCCTGCTGTCCCCGGGCGGCCCGGCCGCCATCGTCGGCGACGTCAACCGCTTGCTGGCCGAGGACATGGGCGTTTCGGGGCGGTTTATAACTCTTTTTCTGCTGGAACTGTGCCCGGAAACCGGGCAGTTGCGCTATGTGCGGGCCGGCCACGATCCGGCTCTGCTCTACGATCCGGCCACGGACGAGTTCCAGGAACTCGGCGGCCGGGGTATCCCCCTGGGCATCGACGCCGACTGGCGTTATGAAGAGAATCTGGTCAAGGGCCTGCCGCCCGGGGCCGTGCTGGCCCTTGGCACCGACGGCATATGGGAGGCCAGGGACGCGCACGGGGAGATGTACGGCAAAACCCGTTTGCGCCATGCCCTGCGCCGGGCCGCGTCCCTGGACGCGGCCGGCGTCGCCCGCGAGGCGCTGGCCGATCTGGAAGCCTTCCGCCAGGGAGAACCCAGCCGCGACGACGTGACGCTGGTTGTGGTCAAGGCCTGGGCGGGGGCGAAACACACGGAGGCGGCATGAAGTCGCGCATTGCCACGACAATGGTTCTGGCGGCCGGGCTTGCCCTGGCCGGCTGCAGCAAGGAAGACCCCACGGGATTCCCCAAAGTGGATTACAACAAAGACGGCCGGGTCATCTTCGAGGAGCTGATCGTCATCTTCCCGGATCTCACTGTCGAGGAGTTCCTGGCCGCCGACGCCGACGGCAACGGGACGCTCAGCGACCGGGAATACGGCCGTTTCCGCGACGCCCGGACGGCCGGCAAGAAGCTTGACGCCGCCGCCGTTCCGGCTGCCCCGGCAGCCAAACCGGCCGAGGCCCCGGCGGCCAAACCGGCCGAGCCGACGGCTCCTGCGCCAGCCAAGGCCGCCGAACCGGCGCCGGCGGCTGCCATCCCGGCTCCGGCCGCGCCGGTCACCGAAGTCGTGGAAACCGTGGTCGCCGAACCGCCTGCCCCGGCTCCGGCTCCCGCGCCGACTGCCCCTGCAGCGGCCAAGCCAGCCCCCGCAGCGGAAAAGCCGGCTTCCACGGCGACCAAGCCGGCCGTTGGTGCAGATAAGCCGGTCGCAGCCGGCGGCGCGACCCACACCGTGGCGCGCGGCGATACCCTCACGCGCCTGGCCAAGAAGTACGGCGTTTCGGCCCAGGCCATCATGGAGGCCAACGGCATGAAAAACGCCGATCAGCTGCAGCTCGGCAAGACGTTGACCATCCCGGCTCCGGCCCAATAGGCCAACCCGGGTTCCGATCCTTCCTCCGCCCCGTCGTCCTCTCGGCGGGGCGGCCTTTCCCCTTCGACTGCTCTTTTGAGAGACTTGTCTTTTGCAAATGTTTATTGCATGACTATATTGGAATTGTCGGCGAAGTTCGTTTGCGGGCGGCGTCTGGC is from Solidesulfovibrio magneticus RS-1 and encodes:
- a CDS encoding PP2C family protein-serine/threonine phosphatase — its product is MTPTDAKPAEAGDAVSLSRKIDGLRRCFALSRLVAESLDLSEVLERIMTTSRQALCAEAASLLLVDDTPGPGQGELVFTVAQGPACMPLKSGFRLAPGQGVAGWVAASGEPVLLADAYADPRFNREVDRQTGYRTRSMLCVPLTYRERVIGVVQCINKAGGGEFCADDLETFSLLAAQAAVAIVNARLHGEALAKQRMDFDMEVAASVQQGFWPKGAPTLTGFDVAGVSRPCDATGGDYYDYLMRPGEHGERHFLVAVGDVTGHGIQAALLMASVRAFLRSRLLSPGGPAAIVGDVNRLLAEDMGVSGRFITLFLLELCPETGQLRYVRAGHDPALLYDPATDEFQELGGRGIPLGIDADWRYEENLVKGLPPGAVLALGTDGIWEARDAHGEMYGKTRLRHALRRAASLDAAGVAREALADLEAFRQGEPSRDDVTLVVVKAWAGAKHTEAA
- a CDS encoding LysM peptidoglycan-binding domain-containing protein encodes the protein MKSRIATTMVLAAGLALAGCSKEDPTGFPKVDYNKDGRVIFEELIVIFPDLTVEEFLAADADGNGTLSDREYGRFRDARTAGKKLDAAAVPAAPAAKPAEAPAAKPAEPTAPAPAKAAEPAPAAAIPAPAAPVTEVVETVVAEPPAPAPAPAPTAPAAAKPAPAAEKPASTATKPAVGADKPVAAGGATHTVARGDTLTRLAKKYGVSAQAIMEANGMKNADQLQLGKTLTIPAPAQ